TTTGTTCCCAGAGGATATAATATCTGCACCAGATAAACTTGATAAAATTTATCCACTATGCTATGCTACGTACAATACATTATATATAACAGAAAGAGGAGGGGAGTTTCGATGATCATGACGCGGGAGACTGATTACGCGGTTCGTATCTTGCGGGCTTTATCGTGCGGTGAGCGTTTGACGGTGCGTCAGGTTTGCGATTCGGAGCTTGTTCCCGTGCAGTTCGCCTATAAGATTTTAAAGAAGCTTGCCTCCTGCGGTTATGTGGAGATCTTTCGCGGACAGGAGGGCGGCTGTTGCCTGAAGGCTGACCTTAACGAGCTCTCCTTATATGATTTGATGCGCTGTATCAATGAGGATATTTTTGTCAATGCCTGCATGGATTCTGAGTATGAATGTCCATGGCGGCGTTCACACTGCGGCGTATGTCGTTTTCACAGCAGCCTCGAGGGCGTCCAGGGAGAGATTGAGGGTCTGCTGAAGCGTAACTATATCGGAAATATGCTGTAAAACAGAGTCTAATTTTTTTGTGTGTAAAGTGGATAAAAATTATCTAAATACATCCGTAAGGGTGAGGGAGGAATTCTTATGAATCAGTGTTTTGGATGTAATACCTGTAAGAGCGCGGATAAGCCGCTGGAGTCATTTATTCGTTCTCTGCCGCTTGAGATGTCGCACCACCGTGTCGAGGGACAGTCGGTGAAGTGCGGTTTCGGTTTGCAGGGGGTCTGCTGCCGCCTTTGTTCTAACGGCCCATGCCGCGTGACGCCCAAAGCTCCGAAGGGAATCTGCGGCGCGACGGCGGACGTCATCGTTTCCCGCAATTTTTTACGCGCCGTTGCCTCCGGGTCGGGCTGTTATATCCATATTGTCGAAAACACGGCGCTTAATCTTAAGAATACCGCGCTGGCCAAAGGGCTGATCAAGGGAGAGAAGACGCTTGAGCGGCTCTGCGGGATATTCGGCGTCACGGCGGCCGATAAGTACGGCAAGGCGCTTGCCGTCGCCGAGATGGTGCTCGCCGACCTTTATAAGCCGGAGTATGAAAAGATGGCGTTGGTGAAGAAGCTTGCCTATGCGCCGCGTTATGCCAA
This genomic interval from Cloacibacillus sp. contains the following:
- a CDS encoding Rrf2 family transcriptional regulator; this encodes MIMTRETDYAVRILRALSCGERLTVRQVCDSELVPVQFAYKILKKLASCGYVEIFRGQEGGCCLKADLNELSLYDLMRCINEDIFVNACMDSEYECPWRRSHCGVCRFHSSLEGVQGEIEGLLKRNYIGNML